A single genomic interval of Deltaproteobacteria bacterium harbors:
- a CDS encoding CoA transferase: protein MARHHTGRGQFVDASLLRISLAFIESHMADYLNGGEAITRENFPRGRIYCFVPSDKKALVIHLSGHQKAWEGLVTAVGRRDLLDEPRFATRKDRWENHYDIVPILQAEFEKKPRDHWLEALDAVSVPNAPIYKIDEVLDDPQVKDLGLPQEIRHPKMGSSNLIGNAIQLSDTPTRFHRAAPLLGENTEEILRELGYDEEALAELREGGVTS, encoded by the coding sequence TGATGGCGCGCCACCATACCGGCCGCGGCCAGTTCGTGGACGCGTCGCTGCTGCGCATCAGCCTGGCGTTCATCGAGTCCCACATGGCCGACTACCTGAACGGCGGCGAGGCCATCACCCGGGAGAATTTCCCGCGGGGGCGTATCTATTGTTTCGTTCCCAGCGACAAGAAGGCCCTGGTGATCCACCTCTCCGGACACCAGAAGGCCTGGGAAGGCTTGGTGACCGCCGTGGGACGCCGGGACCTGCTGGACGAGCCTCGCTTCGCCACGCGAAAGGACCGCTGGGAGAATCACTACGACATCGTTCCCATCCTGCAGGCGGAGTTCGAGAAGAAGCCGCGAGATCACTGGCTCGAGGCGCTGGACGCGGTGAGTGTGCCCAATGCGCCGATCTACAAGATCGACGAGGTACTGGACGACCCGCAGGTGAAGGACCTGGGCCTGCCGCAGGAGATCCGGCATCCCAAGATGGGGTCGAGCAACCTCATCGGCAACGCCATCCAGTTGTCCGACACGCCCACGCGTTTTCACCGGGCCGCGCCGCTGCTGGGCGAGAACACCGAGGAGATCCTGCGCGAGTTGGGCTACGACGAGGAGGCCCTGGCGGAGCTGCGCGAGGGCGGCGTCACTTCATAA